The Corynebacterium suranareeae genome window below encodes:
- a CDS encoding condensation domain-containing protein, which translates to MAISVSMPKVVSCGELERAWLKVIERHGTLRTVFSTGMDGEVQQHRIEISAGKWVEHPVLPGESINETLRAVLNRQCSPYSRPSHCLCIIDAHPRPTVIIGSDHSHVDMWSMLVIVRDLLAALDMELPADPPLAFESHTAELLAAPPAPSQIHQRWREILEAGGGKMPRFPLPLGDAISMPERVEVRDIFGVNGLAIYSARARAKRVSSLALTISVMAEVTASLGKLPLRAVFPVHSRFDQRWHDSVGWFITNSVLEVADADPHTAAQAVREAVSLGSYPLAEVLEPWGGMPETPGMFAISWLDLRRLPVSIDDIGLQAQYVSASLRTDGVMLWFILDRSGAHLRCRYPDSVEARENVGCWIDAIVARMRAEASTVNLRVGGEQLTLRHGTRADIAEVALLFAGGLADLCELEQAFDLLTYESSHFLAVVRNVRGRVVAAMQLTIVPDFSRGGALQLLIEGPFIVPEYRATDLDEKLRTWAVEHGRARGVKIEEVVG; encoded by the coding sequence ATGGCGATTAGTGTTTCCATGCCAAAAGTTGTGAGCTGTGGGGAATTGGAGCGTGCATGGCTGAAAGTAATTGAGCGCCACGGTACTTTGCGTACCGTTTTTAGTACCGGTATGGATGGAGAAGTGCAGCAGCACCGCATTGAAATTAGTGCTGGAAAATGGGTAGAACACCCTGTTTTACCTGGCGAAAGTATTAATGAGACGCTGCGAGCGGTGTTGAATAGGCAATGTTCACCGTATTCTCGGCCTTCGCATTGCTTGTGCATTATTGATGCACATCCGCGACCCACCGTGATTATTGGCAGTGATCATTCGCATGTGGATATGTGGTCCATGCTAGTAATTGTGCGTGATTTATTGGCTGCCCTGGATATGGAATTGCCCGCCGATCCGCCGTTGGCTTTTGAATCGCATACTGCTGAACTCTTAGCTGCGCCACCGGCACCATCGCAGATTCATCAGCGGTGGCGTGAAATTTTGGAAGCCGGTGGTGGGAAAATGCCACGGTTTCCGTTGCCACTTGGTGATGCCATCTCCATGCCTGAAAGAGTTGAAGTCCGTGATATCTTCGGGGTCAATGGTCTGGCAATTTACTCGGCACGTGCTCGAGCGAAACGGGTAAGCTCTCTGGCCTTGACTATTTCTGTCATGGCTGAAGTCACTGCATCTTTGGGTAAGCTACCGCTGCGCGCGGTATTTCCGGTACATAGCCGTTTTGACCAACGTTGGCATGACAGCGTGGGCTGGTTTATCACTAACTCTGTCCTCGAGGTTGCCGATGCTGATCCGCATACTGCAGCACAGGCTGTTCGTGAGGCTGTTTCTTTGGGGAGCTACCCTTTGGCGGAGGTGCTTGAACCGTGGGGAGGCATGCCGGAAACGCCAGGAATGTTTGCAATTTCTTGGCTTGACCTGCGTCGATTGCCGGTAAGTATTGATGATATCGGCCTTCAAGCCCAGTATGTGAGTGCATCACTTCGCACTGATGGTGTGATGTTGTGGTTCATTTTGGATCGATCGGGTGCGCACCTTCGTTGCCGATACCCCGATTCTGTGGAGGCGCGGGAGAATGTGGGCTGCTGGATTGATGCGATTGTTGCTCGAATGCGTGCCGAAGCATCAACTGTGAACTTGCGGGTTGGTGGGGAGCAATTGACGTTGAGGCATGGCACCCGTGCTGATATCGCTGAGGTTGCATTACTGTTTGCTGGGGGATTGGCAGACCTTTGTGAACTTGAGCAGGCTTTCGATCTGCTTACTTATGAGTCATCGCATTTTTTAGCAGTGGTCCGGAATGTGCGTGGTCGGGTGGTGGCTGCGATGCAGTTGACTATTGTTCCAGACTTTTCCCGCGGCGGTGCGCTGCAACTTCTCATTGAGGGGCCGTTTATTGTCCCTGAATATCGCGCTACCGATCTGGATGAAAAGTTGCGAACCTGGGCTGTGGAGCACGGGCGTGCACGTGGGGTGAAAATTGAGGAGGTTGTGGGGTAG